In Psychrobacter ciconiae, the following are encoded in one genomic region:
- a CDS encoding GspH/FimT family pseudopilin encodes MSKSQGFTLIELMVTIAVLAIIVSIAAPNISTQLANQRVKSTTSTLESALKEARAESVIRRQNIAVTINNSNDIVVTDSNSNKIASYSYDKKSEVSATISTIVFTSHKTADQASLTICDSNQTANPRLLQVSNLGIITSKIGGSC; translated from the coding sequence GTGTCAAAAAGCCAAGGTTTTACCTTGATTGAGCTTATGGTGACTATTGCTGTCCTTGCCATTATTGTCAGCATTGCTGCGCCTAATATCAGCACCCAGCTTGCCAACCAAAGAGTTAAATCAACAACATCAACGCTTGAAAGTGCGCTTAAAGAGGCGCGGGCGGAGAGCGTGATTCGGCGGCAAAATATTGCTGTAACTATTAATAACTCAAATGATATTGTAGTAACTGATTCAAATAGTAATAAAATTGCGAGTTATAGCTATGATAAAAAAAGTGAGGTTAGTGCTACGATATCGACTATTGTATTTACCTCGCATAAAACTGCAGATCAAGCTAGCTTAACCATTTGTGATAGTAATCAAACGGCTAATCCTCGACTACTACAGGTCAGTAACCTTGGAATTATTACCTCAAAGATTGGAGGGTCGTGCTGA
- a CDS encoding PilW family protein, with protein sequence MNKSIKITSPLSHQGFTLIELMISLVLGLLISAAVMQVYLINTRTLTVQQSASEVQDSSIFAIQSLESHIRLANLGNPINYITDETNHGGIVLTKNNLGASNNTDPKYFTINSANGLSNINNQPSDQLTIQYKNITPYDLFDCEGTKIVKGSTDWVVERYFVRLATGATAKTGINDLVLACSSGRVDTDGNVIAAFTGNGQVMVEGVDQFKILLGAQSSLSQLNYLAPSIYTEIDKPETDKKAALTSIKLGMIVHSNTPLIDSTDTDQFVLLGVTQKLKDDNVRKKYYRRSYETTVLLRSARVMTIISKAS encoded by the coding sequence ATGAACAAATCTATAAAAATAACAAGCCCACTAAGCCACCAAGGTTTTACTTTGATTGAGCTGATGATTTCACTAGTATTAGGACTGCTCATATCGGCTGCTGTCATGCAAGTTTATTTGATTAATACTCGAACCTTAACAGTTCAGCAAAGTGCTTCTGAAGTCCAAGATAGCAGTATTTTTGCAATTCAAAGCCTTGAATCGCATATTCGCCTTGCTAATTTAGGTAATCCTATTAACTACATTACCGATGAAACCAATCATGGTGGCATAGTACTTACCAAAAATAATCTCGGGGCTAGTAATAATACTGATCCTAAGTATTTTACTATTAATAGTGCTAACGGTCTGTCCAATATTAACAACCAACCAAGCGATCAGCTAACAATTCAGTATAAAAATATCACTCCTTATGATTTGTTTGATTGTGAAGGGACTAAAATTGTAAAAGGCAGTACTGATTGGGTAGTAGAGCGTTATTTTGTCCGCCTTGCTACGGGAGCAACTGCTAAAACTGGCATTAATGATTTAGTACTTGCTTGTAGCTCAGGACGCGTCGATACTGATGGTAATGTCATAGCAGCATTTACTGGAAATGGTCAAGTCATGGTTGAGGGCGTAGATCAATTTAAAATACTCCTAGGAGCACAGTCTTCGCTTAGCCAGCTTAATTATTTAGCACCGAGCATTTATACCGAGATTGATAAACCAGAAACGGATAAAAAAGCGGCGCTGACCAGCATCAAGCTTGGCATGATTGTTCACAGCAATACACCGCTAATTGATAGCACTGATACCGATCAGTTTGTCTTACTTGGCGTAACTCAAAAGCTTAAAGATGATAATGTCCGCAAAAAGTATTATCGCCGCAGCTATGAAACAACGGTGTTATTACGCAGTGCTAGGGTAATGACCATTATTAGCAAAGCATCTTAA
- a CDS encoding PilX N-terminal domain-containing pilus assembly protein, translating to MSDMPNSYPKSLFYNQHGAVLIVVLLFLILIVLVGVIAVKQSTTDLKLATSDQINTLLLQSADNANQNIEQSINGGSETSIYRDMLSRSGPFGHFMLNADSNNHEYVFCFRPRNRFFDINKASILTPSGSLVDNGYCDPSKSDDYISARNASMAQVSISLNPPSPTDEPFKSYTIGQDSSEISSQAFTFDINSTAVLPAYADTKLGNEDCFKKTSRFYTVSNDKDTIGGCMAKAGVPSAVIYEMVNVENQSKRTKCVEFGKGSGKLCTLPTN from the coding sequence ATGTCTGATATGCCCAACTCATACCCTAAAAGCTTGTTTTATAATCAGCATGGCGCGGTACTGATTGTCGTGCTGCTGTTTCTAATTTTAATCGTACTTGTCGGTGTGATAGCAGTCAAACAAAGCACCACAGATCTAAAGCTAGCGACTAGCGACCAAATCAATACTTTGCTATTGCAATCAGCGGATAACGCAAATCAGAACATTGAGCAAAGTATCAATGGTGGCAGTGAGACCTCCATCTATCGCGATATGCTGTCACGAAGTGGACCTTTTGGGCACTTTATGCTTAACGCAGACAGTAACAATCACGAGTATGTTTTTTGTTTTCGACCGCGCAACCGTTTTTTTGATATTAATAAAGCTTCAATTTTGACGCCGTCAGGCAGCTTGGTTGATAATGGCTATTGCGATCCCTCTAAGTCTGACGATTATATCAGTGCTCGTAATGCCAGTATGGCGCAGGTGAGTATCTCTTTAAATCCGCCAAGCCCTACAGATGAGCCGTTTAAAAGCTATACCATCGGTCAAGACAGTAGTGAAATCTCAAGCCAAGCATTTACTTTTGATATTAATAGTACCGCCGTCCTACCGGCTTATGCTGATACCAAGCTTGGTAATGAAGATTGTTTTAAAAAAACGAGTCGATTTTATACCGTGAGTAATGATAAAGATACCATTGGTGGTTGTATGGCAAAGGCTGGCGTACCAAGTGCGGTTATTTATGAGATGGTCAATGTTGAAAACCAATCAAAACGCACCAAATGCGTAGAGTTTGGCAAGGGCTCAGGAAAGTTGTGTACGCTTCCTACAAACTAA
- the pilV gene encoding type IV pilus modification protein PilV → MQNIKNERGVGLVEVLVAVLLLAVAVLGFSALQMRAVSATDESLVRTKALTLTRNLSEIMRTYPEAYVTGSGASFTKAAASDTGAKPTIQAVIQGTGVSSATVDGALIQVNSASDICLSNEIKTVGGKKVVKQSCTLNQLAARDALIVKSAASAEDININVVLCPGTDQQNIRKQMCVITAWNDTKALLSDDDNDTNACASAAGIYKIGNHCLISEAY, encoded by the coding sequence ATGCAAAACATAAAAAATGAACGAGGCGTCGGCTTAGTTGAAGTGTTAGTCGCAGTATTGTTACTAGCGGTAGCGGTATTAGGGTTTAGCGCATTACAAATGCGGGCGGTCAGTGCTACGGATGAAAGCTTAGTACGGACTAAAGCGCTCACCTTAACGCGCAATCTATCAGAGATCATGCGGACTTATCCTGAAGCTTATGTCACGGGATCAGGAGCCAGCTTTACAAAAGCTGCAGCTAGTGATACAGGAGCAAAGCCCACAATTCAAGCGGTGATTCAAGGCACAGGAGTGAGCTCAGCCACAGTTGATGGTGCGCTTATTCAAGTAAATTCGGCTAGTGATATTTGTCTTTCAAACGAAATAAAGACGGTCGGTGGTAAAAAAGTCGTGAAGCAATCATGTACTTTAAATCAACTTGCTGCCCGTGATGCGCTTATTGTTAAAAGTGCGGCTAGCGCCGAGGATATCAATATCAATGTGGTACTTTGCCCAGGTACCGATCAGCAAAATATTAGAAAACAGATGTGTGTTATTACGGCTTGGAATGATACTAAAGCATTGTTAAGTGACGATGACAATGACACTAATGCTTGTGCAAGTGCAGCAGGGATTTATAAAATCGGCAATCATTGCCTCATTTCGGAGGCGTACTGA